The Candidatus Obscuribacterales bacterium genome segment TCCCCATGGTGTAGAAGGCGAGTATGAGCTTTACGTGAAATTGGGGATCGATTCTCTCCCCGGTGATATAGATTTCTTGGTCTTCCCAGATTTGACTCCCGGCAGTGAGTTTGTGGCGGAAGTTACACTGGCTAATTTTGACCCCGTTTTGGGTTGGTTTGATGATGAGGGACAGTTGATTACGGTGGATGACGATGGCGGAGAGGGTGTCTATCCGCGCATGGTAGGTACGGTTCCTCCCAGTGGTAGCGTCACGTTGGCGGTAAGCTCTTTCCCTGATTTTGAATTTGACGGTAGTCATCAGGCCGTGAGTGACTATGTCGTGAGGTTTGAGGCTCCGTCCAACTAGGATCTCCCTAGCATGTTTAACCCAACGGTGATCTTTGTGTAGCGATCGCCGTTGGAGGTCGGTGACTGCACCCGTGCCTTCTCCTGGTCTAGAACGTTTAAGACAACCTGCTGCTCCCCCACGATGGAGCGATCGCTGGAGCCCGAACCTAGGTTCGGGCTTTTTTTGATGGATGGGGCCGTCTAGAACGATGACGTGCGAGCAAGGTTCCAATAGATACGGCTCTGAGGTGCCCCGTCTGAGTCAGGGATTTCATCGTTGATGTCCTGATCTCCCATACTAGGTCGGGAAGATAGGGATAGACGCTCAGTGGCCTGCGCCGGCGGTGTTGGCTAGACAGAGCAAAATTTTAAGCCAGGGCCACCGTTCGATTCATGGGGGCTTGGCAGGGCTGGGGATCTAGGCGATCGCCCTTGGGCAGGCGATCCCATGGCATGGAATCAATGATTCACAATGAGCAGGACGGGGGACACCTTGAAAAAATTTCATTGGCTAAATCTAGCGGAATATGCATCCTTGGTGGGCTTGGGGGTGGGTACCGTCGCATCGATTGTGTCGCAGCAGATGCTATTTACCTCAGCGCCACTGTCATTTTTGGTGTTGTTGAATCTTGCCAACCGACGACGTCTAGAGACCATGACCGGCAACGATATGGCGATCGCCATTGCCCAGGTGGATCAAAAGGTCAACAAGCATTTAGAACTCCTGGATCAACAGGTGCGATCGATGCCGACGGTGGAAGCGGTTGGTCATCTCCGGCAGTCGGTTTTGCGGAAAAATCGCGAGGGGTTGGAGCAGGTTGCGAATGGCGTTAAACGAATGCAGCAAGAGATGCAGCGTCGTTTGCAAGCCGTGGAAAAACGCAATGAAACGCTGAACTCAGAACAGCTTGTGCAGATTGCTGAACAGTATAGTGCTCTATCGGATTCCCTAGGGCATGTAACAGCCCAAGTCCATCGACTGTCCACGTCAGTGAACACAGATGGTGTGGGCAGTGATATTGCTCAGTTGAAATCGGAGGTGGGGCAACTTCAGGCCAATTTACAAAAGCTAGCCGATCAAACCCGTCCGACGCTCACCTCGGTGCAAGACCAAGTGAGTCATCTCAATCGCCAGATTCAAAAGCTGCCGCCACCCTTTGACTCTAGCGCCATGAAGGATGAGGTGGGTGAACTGATCAAAATGGTGTCAGACATGGTGCCCAAACGAGACTGGGGGGCGCTGGTAGCGGAGGTGCAGGCGCTGCACCGTCAGCAGGAAATGCAGGCTCAGGTGGATGAGGCCATTCGCCAAGATCTAAAATCCATCCATCTGAAGGTTAAGTCGCCAGGTGCGCCGGTGGACGTATCTGCCCTGCGCAAGCAAGTGCAAGACTTGGCTCAGCGTCTTGATTCAATGCCGCCCCCGGTGGATATTGCGGCCCTATCGAAGACCGTGGAACACTTAGTGGATAGCGTGAAGGGAGCGGTGCAGGATACGGTGCCGAGGCAAGATTGGTTGACGTTGCAGGCTCGTGTTCAGGTACTTTTGCAGCAACATCAACATCAACAGCAGGTGGCCGACGAGCTGCAGCAGGGGGTGAAACGTTTGGAGCAACAGCTTCAAGATATGCCTGCAGCTCCCCAAATGCGATCCCATGTGGAGCAAATTCTCCGGCAGCAGCTTCAGGAACTGGGGCAACAATTGCACCGCCAACTGCGCCAGCGCCCTTCGTCGCTTCAGTATGTGCCGTCTATGTCTCTCACCAACGGTAACGGTAAGTCCCATGCGCTCACAACCCACTCAGGGATGGATGGCGAGAGTTTGGATACCTTAGAGCCGGTGCATTCGGAGGAAGAGTTTCAGTTGCGCATTGAGTCCATGCTGCGCCAAGAGTTGGCGGATATTAATCAGCAACTGCAATCCTTACCCGATGGCTCTGACTATGAGTTTGTGTTTGATCTCGGTCATCCAGAACCGCCCACAACGTCTGCTCAGGTGACGGAAGCGATCGCCAACAACCGGGCGACCCTAGAAGCGGCCTTGGCCCAGACCCAAGAGCGGCTGATTTTGATTTGGCCTTGGTCGAGCCAGTGCGACTTAGATGACGCCATGCTGGCCCAGTTTCGCGCCATGCTGGATCGGGGCTGTCGTTTAGATATGGGCTGGTGTCATTTGGCCGATCGCACGGAGCCTCGGTTTTTGAGTGTGATTAATCAGCGGTGGTTCATCAATCCTCTAGAACGCGGTACCTTGCACAACACGCTGCAAAAATTCCTCACCCTCAAGCGCCAATATCCCCAGCATTTTCAGTTTAAAATCTTGGGTACCATTGAAAACTTCTTTGTATCCGATCAACAGTTTGCGGTGTTGGGCATCAAGGATACGCTGATTACCCAAACGGCCTTTCCCCATTTAGAACTGAAGTTGCGCACCACCGATTCGCTGGTGATTCAACGCTTGGTTGATCGTTTTGAATCGACGGAACTGGATTCTAACGATCTCGATGCCTATTGGAATCGAGCCGTGACCCGCTACGATCTGGGCGATAAGTCCGGGGCCCTAGCTGACTTCGAACATATTCTATGTTTGGCGTCTGATGATGCCCTGGCCTATACCTATCGAGCTTCAGTGCGCTATGACTTGGGTGATAAGGCTGGGGCTGCGGCAGACTTGGATGAAGCTCTGAATCTAGAGGCTAATCAGCCGACGGTCTACTGCAACCGCGGGCTCATTCGGGCAGAGATGGAGGATCATCATGGGGCGATCGCTGACTACAGTGCGGCTATCTGGGCCAAGCCTGATTTGGCCATCGCCTTCTTCTACCGAGGCTTGAGCTACCAAAAGCTGAATAACGCCACCGCTGCCCTCACGGACTACCACGAAGCGATTCGCCTAGACTCCGGTGCAGCGATCGCTTACTACCACCGCGCCATCATGGAGCAGAAATTGGGCGATCGCCTCAGTGCTTTGGCAGATTTTGAGAAGGCTGCCCAGTTGTTTGCCGCCCGAGGTAGCCAGGCTAATGCCCAGCGGGCCAAAGCCTGTTGGCAAAAGCTGCAGACTTCGTAGCTGCAGAATCCATAGCTGTAGGATCCGTAACGTGATGCTCTAGGGGAGGCGTTGCCAGTCTAGGGTCTGGGCTGACCAGCGTAGGAGATGGATGGGTTCTTGCTGGGGCCAAGTAGGAAGCCCTAGGGCACGGCGGGGAGCTAGGGTGGCTAGGGCGATCGCCTCGGATGGCTCACATAGACCCTGGCGTACAAGATACTGCACACCGGCCAGCAGGGGTAGAGTTGTGCCCGAGAGGGTGCCGTCTGCTAATCGGGCCGTGCCTTGAATCACCTCAATCTCTCGACTGTCCCAGGGGTAGCGACCATCGGGCAATCCTAGGGGAGCCAATGCATCGCTGACGAGAAAGAGACCTTGGGGATAGGGCTGGGGCGATCGCCCGCCGCGCCCTATGCGTAGGAGTAGATCAAGCATGGTGGGAGCCACATGCACCCCATCGGCAATCACACCGCAGAAAACCTGGGGATGGGTGAGGGCCGCGCCCAAAAGACCCGGCTGGCGATGATGCAGGCTGGGCATGGCATTGAAGGCATGGGTGACCATGGAGGCTCCCTGGTCAAAAGCTCGTTTGGCCTGCTCTGCCGTAGCTTGGGAATGCCCTAGACTTACGATCATGCCTTGGTTGACGAGGGTGGGAATCACCTGCCCACTGGGGTCGAGTTCTGGCGCTAGGGTGATCACCTTGACCAAGGATGTATAGTTGGCGAGGACTTGGGAGACCTGCTCTAGGGTGAGGGGTTGCAGATGTTCGGCGGGATGGGCACCCCGTTTTTGGGGATTGAGAAACGGCCCCTCTAGGTGAACGCCCAGAATACGTGCGCCGCGATCGCCCCCTTGGTCACGGAAGGCTGCTAGGGTTGCCAGGGCCCGGTGAATGTTGTCCAGTGAGGTGGTCACCAGGGTGGGCAAAAACGCATCCACGCCTTGCTGCCAGAGAAAGCTGCAGATCTTGTCTAGGGTCTCTAGGTGAGCGATCGCTAAGTCGGGAAATGCCAGGCCCAGCGCGCCATTGATTTGGAGATCCACCCCGCCTGGTGAAACCCAGTCGCCGCCTACATCCAGGCTGGCATCATCGGGGGCGATCGCTTCGTCCATGGGCTGGATGCGGGTCAGCCGTCCAGCGGTTAAGCAAAGTTGGTGAAGTCCGTCGCGGTCGGGTAGGCGAGCGTTGATAATAGTGGAGGATTGGGCAGCCATGGGCAGATATCTAAACGCCGATCTGCTCCAATCTTCCCACAGTCGCTTGCCCCGCATGGGGTATCTGGTGTTGAATTCTATGACCCATCCGTTTGTTGGCATCATCATGGGCAGTGACTCCGACCTGCCCACTATGCAGGCGGCGATCGCCATCTGTGAAGACTTTGGCGTGCCCCATGAGGTGGCGATCGTCTCGGCCCATCGCACCCCTGAGCGCATGGTGGACTATGCCCAAACCGCCCACACCCGAGGGCTCAAGGTGATTATTGCAGGAGCCGGTGGCGCAGCCCATCTGCCAGGCATGGTGGCTGCCCTCACGCCCCTGCCGGTGATTGGGGTACCGGTGCTCACCCGCACCCTCAACGGTGTCGATTCCCTATACTCCATTGTGCAAATGCCGAGGGGGATTCCGGTGGCCACTGTGGCCATCGGCAATGCTCAAAATGCTGGCCTGCTGGCGGTGCAAATGTTAGCCAGCCATGACGCTGCGCTGCTGGAAAAGGTGCAACAGTATCGACAAGCTCTACAAACCAGCGTCATGGAGAAACAGGCTCAGCTTGATGAGCTAGGATATCAGGCATATTTAAAGGAGATGTAGAAGACTGGCTTAATCCAACACGATCGGGGATTGGGGCTAGAACATCTTGGACATAGGAAGATTAGCCGGTAGGAGATAGAAGGTAGGAGGATGACGTCCATCTCACTTAACGCCTAAGATCCTGATGGCTCAGACTTTGCCTGCCCTCACCGATCGCCTGTCCATAGCTCATGGAGTAGATTTCAGCGGTGGACACAGAACATTTGTCTTACCAACAGCGGCTGCAGCAGTATCGAGAACAGTTTACCGAGGCGGTTGCCCAAAATGCCCATCGTGATCCACAGATGCGATCGCGGTTTAATGAGCTGCGTCAAACTTTGGATCTCAACCCTCTGACGGTGGGTGAGCTGGAGCAGAGTATCATCCAAGACCATCTGTCTGCCGCTGATCCGTCTGGGCTGGGTGATCTAGTGCCTCGCAACACGCCTCAATCCCCGAGCGATCGCCCTGTGGGATCGGCCGAGGAGCGATCGCCCGATCCCCAAGATACTCCTCCGCCGAGCGATCGCCCCCCGGTTCAGGATAGGCACCCATCGCCGAGCGATCGCCCCCCGATGGCTGACACATCTCCCTCTACATCTGGGATGCCAGGGAGTCAATCGCCTGAGGCAGAGGAGCGATCGCAACCGGAGTCGCCGCCAGAAGAAGACTTTTCCGTAGAACCTACGGATCCTCAACCAGACTGGGTAGAGCGCTATAAAAAAGCCGTGTGGGATGCCACCCAGCGGGCCCTACCGATTCGCGATGAGGATCGGCATCATCTAGAGTCTCAGCGGCAGGAGCTTGGCCTCACCCTAGAGGAGGCGGTGCGCTTTGAGGCAGAAGTGATCGACCAGGTAAAGC includes the following:
- the nagA gene encoding N-acetylglucosamine-6-phosphate deacetylase, which produces MAAQSSTIINARLPDRDGLHQLCLTAGRLTRIQPMDEAIAPDDASLDVGGDWVSPGGVDLQINGALGLAFPDLAIAHLETLDKICSFLWQQGVDAFLPTLVTTSLDNIHRALATLAAFRDQGGDRGARILGVHLEGPFLNPQKRGAHPAEHLQPLTLEQVSQVLANYTSLVKVITLAPELDPSGQVIPTLVNQGMIVSLGHSQATAEQAKRAFDQGASMVTHAFNAMPSLHHRQPGLLGAALTHPQVFCGVIADGVHVAPTMLDLLLRIGRGGRSPQPYPQGLFLVSDALAPLGLPDGRYPWDSREIEVIQGTARLADGTLSGTTLPLLAGVQYLVRQGLCEPSEAIALATLAPRRALGLPTWPQQEPIHLLRWSAQTLDWQRLP
- the purE gene encoding 5-(carboxyamino)imidazole ribonucleotide mutase, producing MTHPFVGIIMGSDSDLPTMQAAIAICEDFGVPHEVAIVSAHRTPERMVDYAQTAHTRGLKVIIAGAGGAAHLPGMVAALTPLPVIGVPVLTRTLNGVDSLYSIVQMPRGIPVATVAIGNAQNAGLLAVQMLASHDAALLEKVQQYRQALQTSVMEKQAQLDELGYQAYLKEM